From Deltaproteobacteria bacterium HGW-Deltaproteobacteria-18, the proteins below share one genomic window:
- a CDS encoding glycosyltransferase WbuB: protein MILYYLCLQVTRKGQASYSHVNEIICGLRKRDVLVKLFQPFYRVNEHKPSVYVRVKNFFLTQIRLIMSTISDLVYVRWHFATFIVSLWARLRSVPIICEINGPYEDLFLSYPWTNYGRSFFIFLMRQQLKWADAVIAVTPHLVEWVRREAGHDRVFLVSNGANTDIFNPLVARSDNIDLPEKYVIFFGALSLWQGVETMLEAAKSPLWPSEVSLVIVGDGVGAAKVANAAASASTISFVSPVDQTVLAGLICNALCSLSPQVGQRCATGVFPLKLFESLACGVPVVVSDWPGMADLVRDERCGIVVPPGDAMALASAVHYIADNPEIAFEMGKRGADVVHREHSWDAKAAQTLKIIRSVLASGRFKD, encoded by the coding sequence ATGATTTTATACTATCTATGTTTGCAAGTTACTCGTAAAGGTCAAGCTTCCTATTCTCATGTTAATGAAATTATTTGCGGTTTGCGAAAGAGAGATGTTCTTGTAAAACTTTTCCAGCCATTTTATCGTGTTAATGAACATAAGCCATCCGTGTATGTCCGGGTAAAAAATTTTTTCTTGACACAAATTCGGCTAATTATGTCAACTATTTCAGATTTAGTGTATGTTCGTTGGCATTTTGCAACGTTTATTGTTTCTTTATGGGCGCGACTTCGGAGCGTTCCTATTATTTGTGAAATCAATGGTCCTTATGAAGATCTTTTTTTGTCTTATCCTTGGACAAATTACGGTAGGTCTTTTTTTATCTTTTTGATGCGGCAACAGCTAAAATGGGCGGATGCCGTTATCGCTGTTACCCCGCATCTCGTAGAATGGGTTCGGCGCGAGGCGGGACATGATCGTGTTTTTCTGGTTTCCAATGGGGCTAACACGGATATTTTTAATCCGCTGGTAGCACGTTCTGACAACATCGATCTTCCGGAAAAGTATGTTATTTTTTTTGGAGCGCTTTCCTTGTGGCAGGGCGTTGAAACCATGCTTGAAGCAGCGAAGTCTCCATTGTGGCCGAGTGAAGTTTCCTTGGTCATTGTCGGTGATGGTGTTGGGGCCGCGAAAGTTGCCAACGCCGCTGCGTCTGCGAGCACTATCAGCTTTGTTTCTCCTGTAGATCAAACTGTTTTGGCTGGATTAATTTGCAACGCTTTGTGTTCGCTATCTCCTCAGGTTGGTCAAAGATGCGCTACGGGTGTTTTTCCTCTCAAATTGTTTGAAAGCCTAGCTTGCGGAGTTCCTGTAGTCGTGTCTGACTGGCCGGGGATGGCTGATTTGGTTCGAGATGAGAGGTGTGGTATTGTTGTTCCGCCGGGTGATGCCATGGCCTTGGCTTCTGCTGTTCATTACATTGCGGATAACCCAGAGATTGCATTTGAAATGGGCAAGAGGGGCGCGGACGTTGTTCATAGGGAGCATTCGTGGGATGCAAAAGCGGCGCAAACCTTGAAAATCATTCGTAGCGTTTTGGCTTCTGGCAGGTTCAAGGATTGA
- a CDS encoding UDP-N-acetylglucosamine 2-epimerase (non-hydrolyzing): MRIMSVVGARPNFMKIDPVIRNINKYPADFINILVHTGQHYDPKMSQIFFDELGMPLPDINLEVGSGTHAYQTAEIMKRFELVLLDYKPDWVIVPGDVNSTLACALVASKIGVPVAHLESGLRSFDRSMPEEINRILTDQISDMLLVPSVDAKANLLKENISEDKIYFVGNAMIDTLIRLLPLAKKRINHLLERFSITKNFVLCTLHRPSNVEDNKSLSEILKSLNMLSQNYDIIFPVHPRTRKAILESEMYQDKKNVHFIEPLGYLDFLSLQSNASLVITDSGGVQEETTYLGIPCLTVRDNTERPITISEGTNILVHADASQITSIALNKINNSLQGHSVPKYWDGCAGERIVNIFRGML, encoded by the coding sequence ATGCGAATCATGTCGGTTGTCGGTGCTAGGCCTAATTTTATGAAAATAGATCCTGTAATTCGAAACATTAATAAATATCCGGCTGATTTTATTAATATTTTAGTTCACACAGGGCAGCACTACGACCCTAAAATGTCTCAAATTTTTTTTGATGAACTAGGAATGCCATTACCGGATATAAATTTGGAAGTTGGTTCTGGTACTCATGCTTATCAGACTGCTGAAATTATGAAACGCTTTGAATTGGTTTTGCTTGATTATAAACCAGATTGGGTGATTGTCCCTGGTGACGTAAATTCTACCTTGGCATGTGCTTTGGTTGCTTCGAAGATTGGTGTTCCGGTTGCTCATTTGGAGTCAGGCCTGAGGTCCTTTGATAGGTCTATGCCGGAAGAAATAAATCGTATTCTAACGGATCAAATTTCCGACATGTTGTTAGTGCCATCGGTAGATGCTAAAGCAAATCTCTTAAAAGAGAATATTTCTGAAGACAAAATTTATTTTGTTGGTAATGCGATGATTGATACGCTGATAAGGCTTTTGCCTCTTGCTAAAAAAAGGATAAATCATCTTTTAGAAAGGTTTTCTATTACGAAAAATTTTGTATTATGTACTTTACATAGACCGTCTAATGTTGAGGATAATAAATCTCTTTCAGAAATTCTTAAATCTTTAAACATGTTGTCTCAAAATTATGATATAATATTTCCTGTCCATCCTCGAACCAGAAAAGCAATTTTAGAATCTGAGATGTATCAAGACAAAAAAAACGTACATTTTATTGAGCCTCTTGGATATTTAGACTTTCTTTCTTTGCAATCGAACGCTTCTTTGGTGATAACTGACTCTGGTGGGGTTCAAGAAGAAACGACTTATCTGGGTATACCATGTCTGACTGTTAGGGATAATACTGAACGTCCAATTACAATATCTGAAGGCACCAATATTTTAGTGCATGCTGACGCAAGTCAGATTACATCTATTGCTCTAAATAAGATTAATAATTCTCTTCAAGGTCATTCTGTTCCAAAATACTGGGATGGTTGTGCAGGTGAGCGTATTGTGAATATTTTCAGGGGGATGCTTTAG
- a CDS encoding pseudaminic acid biosynthesis-associated methylase, whose amino-acid sequence MEYSTEQELFWSGVFGDDYILRNSSANKVVSNVVFFSKIISKIGPIKSVIEFGSNIGLNLKALRLLLPDISLSAVEINNKAVSELQNFSNITIYNTSILEKINSPKHDLSFVKGVLIHINPESLALAYENIYSSTNKYILIAEYYNPTPVEIEYRGHKGKLFKRDFAGEMLRKYPDLKIIDYGFVYHKDTFPLDDINWFLLEKV is encoded by the coding sequence ATGGAGTATTCTACGGAACAAGAGTTATTCTGGTCTGGAGTGTTTGGAGATGATTATATTTTAAGAAATTCATCGGCGAACAAAGTAGTCAGTAATGTGGTTTTTTTTTCAAAAATCATTTCAAAAATTGGACCAATAAAGTCAGTAATAGAGTTTGGTTCGAATATAGGTCTAAATTTGAAGGCATTGCGCCTTTTGCTTCCAGACATTAGTCTTTCTGCAGTAGAAATTAATAATAAAGCTGTTTCGGAGTTGCAGAATTTTTCTAATATTACGATTTATAACACATCTATTTTAGAAAAAATTAATTCACCTAAGCATGATCTATCATTTGTTAAGGGTGTTTTAATTCATATTAATCCAGAGAGTCTGGCTCTAGCATATGAAAATATTTATTCTTCAACAAATAAATATATTTTAATAGCTGAATACTATAACCCTACTCCAGTTGAGATAGAATATAGAGGTCACAAGGGTAAATTGTTTAAAAGAGATTTTGCAGGAGAGATGCTGCGAAAGTATCCTGATTTGAAAATTATTGACTATGGTTTTGTATATCATAAAGATACGTTTCCTCTGGATGATATAAATTGGTTTTTGTTAGAGAAAGTATGA
- a CDS encoding acylneuraminate cytidylyltransferase family protein: protein MNNTLCIIPSKGSSVRFPNKNVRLFFGHPLVAYAIRKAIKANIFDKVLVSTECAEIASMSQEYGAWIPFMRPIALSNDPYTIVDVVKDVVCKLSSIEFSFDNICVLLPTSPLSSVADIVEAFKIFKMSSADALMSVVENEYPPYNAWLIDNEGSRKRLFHCFPESKYVVTKSTECPSTYRSNGAIMFYSLNSLLEKNHYKYMDIVPYVMPRENSVDIDTLMDFKYAEYLVDSGIVELQGGLFDE, encoded by the coding sequence ATGAATAATACATTGTGCATCATTCCTAGCAAGGGTAGTTCTGTAAGATTTCCCAACAAGAACGTAAGATTATTTTTTGGACACCCTCTTGTTGCTTATGCTATCAGAAAGGCGATAAAGGCAAATATTTTTGATAAAGTTTTGGTGTCGACTGAATGTGCAGAAATAGCATCTATGTCTCAAGAGTACGGTGCTTGGATTCCATTTATGCGTCCAATTGCTTTGTCAAATGATCCGTATACTATTGTTGATGTAGTTAAAGATGTTGTTTGTAAGTTGTCTAGTATTGAATTTTCTTTTGATAATATATGTGTTTTGTTGCCAACGAGTCCATTGTCTTCCGTCGCTGATATTGTCGAGGCATTTAAGATTTTTAAAATGAGTTCTGCAGATGCACTTATGAGTGTTGTTGAGAATGAATATCCGCCATATAATGCTTGGTTGATTGACAATGAAGGAAGTCGCAAGCGACTTTTTCATTGTTTTCCAGAAAGTAAGTATGTCGTAACAAAATCAACTGAGTGTCCATCTACATATAGATCTAATGGTGCTATTATGTTTTACAGTTTAAATTCGCTGCTAGAAAAGAATCATTACAAATATATGGATATCGTTCCTTATGTCATGCCAAGAGAAAATTCTGTGGATATAGACACGCTGATGGATTTTAAATATGCTGAATACTTAGTAGATAGTGGTATTGTTGAGTTGCAGGGAGGGCTTTTTGATGAATAG
- the pseI gene encoding pseudaminic acid synthase: MTFTIDGRAIGPDHPPYIIAELSANHNGSLERALQTIEAAHRCGADAIKLQTYTADTLTIDCDAPDFMIKGGLWDGYKLYDLYKWAETPYEWHQAMFDHARSIGITIFSTPFDETAVDLLEDLGTPAYKIASFEIVDLPLIRYAARTGKPMIMSTGMASEEEIEEAVNAARESGCANLILLHCISSYPAPINQANLRQILELSRRFGVVSGLSDHTLGTIAAVTSVALGASVIEKHFTLSREDSGPDSAFSIEPSDLERVCLEAKEAWLAVGMPGFKRPEVEKNSLIFRKSLFFVRDLAVGATICANDVRRIRPGVGLPPKYYDHVIGRKLKFAVSRGMPVSMSLIEE; encoded by the coding sequence ATGACGTTCACCATTGACGGCCGTGCTATCGGCCCTGATCATCCACCATACATTATTGCAGAGCTTTCAGCAAACCATAACGGTTCGTTGGAGCGCGCGCTTCAAACCATTGAAGCCGCACACAGGTGCGGAGCGGATGCGATCAAGTTGCAGACGTACACTGCTGATACCTTGACCATCGACTGTGATGCCCCGGATTTTATGATTAAAGGCGGATTATGGGATGGCTACAAGCTCTATGATCTCTATAAATGGGCTGAAACCCCTTATGAATGGCATCAAGCCATGTTTGATCATGCCCGTAGTATCGGCATAACCATTTTTTCTACTCCTTTTGACGAAACAGCGGTTGATCTCTTGGAAGATCTTGGGACTCCAGCTTACAAAATAGCTTCATTTGAAATCGTCGACCTTCCACTTATACGGTATGCGGCTAGAACGGGTAAGCCGATGATTATGTCAACAGGCATGGCAAGCGAAGAAGAGATAGAAGAAGCAGTTAACGCTGCGCGTGAATCTGGGTGCGCTAATTTAATCTTGCTTCATTGTATCAGTAGTTATCCGGCACCAATAAATCAGGCTAATTTGCGTCAAATTCTTGAACTTTCACGCAGATTCGGAGTTGTAAGCGGGTTATCGGATCACACATTGGGAACAATAGCCGCTGTTACGTCGGTTGCCCTTGGGGCCAGCGTTATTGAAAAACATTTTACTTTGAGTCGAGAAGACAGCGGGCCTGATAGCGCGTTTTCAATAGAGCCTAGTGATCTGGAAAGAGTTTGCCTAGAAGCGAAAGAGGCTTGGTTGGCTGTTGGCATGCCTGGTTTTAAGCGGCCAGAAGTTGAAAAAAATTCCTTGATTTTTCGAAAGTCATTGTTTTTTGTTCGAGATTTAGCGGTTGGAGCTACCATCTGTGCCAACGATGTTCGCAGAATTCGTCCAGGAGTAGGTCTTCCTCCAAAATATTATGATCATGTAATCGGTAGGAAGCTAAAATTTGCTGTCAGCAGAGGGATGCCTGTGTCGATGAGTTTAATAGAAGAGTAG
- the pseG gene encoding UDP-2,4-diacetamido-2,4,6-trideoxy-beta-L-altropyranose hydrolase — protein MVMRPRIIVFRVDASLEIGTGHVMRCLTLAEALRERGCECHFISREHPGNLSDLVSEREFTVHNLPATDITQEIEYELDSPAHTAWLGTNWKTDAAQVRSVIRDMAVDWLVVDHYALDANWERELRSVCRKILIIDDLADRQHNCDLLLDQNLVKDWQSRYNSVVPENCGLMLGPEYGLLHPIYAELHDRVPPREGPVRRILVYFGGADSDSLTGMVVSAFKSLRRDDIMLDVVISPASPHIDSIRRQVAENQRICLHEHLPTLASLIVKADLAVGAGGATSWERCCLGLPTLVITLAENQRPIAEELGRLGLVRYLGHKDAIGETVIAQELQRILESGISPDWSTRCRKLVDGQGVERVADVVLLNSQTPLKARLARRDDEKILLAWANDPLVRKNAFNTEQINAETHRKWFYDRLRDLDHCRIFILETGNGLPVGQVRFDHSPSGWVVSYSLDPCARGRGLGKQLLQVAMLAFRESVKHATILARVKDFNIRSRKVLNRIGFTHEDQGEGELVYRRLL, from the coding sequence ATGGTAATGAGACCGAGAATTATCGTTTTTCGCGTCGATGCGTCTCTAGAAATCGGCACGGGCCATGTCATGCGCTGCCTGACACTTGCTGAAGCTTTGCGCGAACGCGGATGCGAATGTCATTTCATCTCCCGCGAACATCCCGGAAATTTGAGCGACCTTGTTTCCGAACGGGAATTTACTGTGCACAATCTCCCCGCCACAGATATAACACAGGAAATTGAGTACGAACTTGACTCGCCAGCACATACTGCATGGCTCGGCACAAATTGGAAGACGGACGCTGCGCAGGTACGTTCTGTTATTCGGGATATGGCTGTTGATTGGCTTGTTGTTGACCATTATGCGCTCGACGCTAATTGGGAACGAGAGTTGCGTTCCGTTTGCCGCAAGATTTTAATAATTGATGACCTTGCAGATCGTCAGCATAACTGTGACTTGTTGCTGGACCAGAATTTAGTTAAGGATTGGCAGAGCCGCTATAATAGCGTAGTTCCTGAGAATTGCGGATTGATGCTTGGTCCGGAATATGGTCTTTTGCATCCCATATATGCAGAGTTGCATGATCGTGTTCCACCTAGAGAAGGGCCTGTTCGTCGAATTTTGGTATATTTTGGCGGTGCAGATAGTGATAGTCTGACTGGTATGGTGGTTTCTGCTTTTAAGTCATTACGCCGTGATGATATTATGCTTGACGTTGTCATTAGTCCCGCAAGTCCGCACATTGATTCAATTCGGAGGCAGGTTGCGGAAAACCAACGTATTTGTTTGCATGAGCACCTGCCAACTCTTGCGTCATTAATTGTTAAGGCTGACCTTGCTGTAGGCGCTGGAGGCGCGACGTCCTGGGAGCGTTGCTGTTTGGGCTTGCCAACTCTCGTTATCACGTTGGCCGAAAATCAGAGGCCAATCGCTGAAGAATTAGGACGACTTGGCTTGGTTCGTTATCTTGGGCATAAAGATGCCATAGGTGAGACGGTAATTGCGCAAGAACTCCAGAGAATTTTGGAATCAGGGATTTCGCCTGATTGGTCTACAAGGTGTCGAAAATTGGTGGATGGACAAGGCGTAGAGCGAGTTGCAGATGTGGTATTACTTAATTCCCAGACTCCCCTTAAAGCAAGGCTGGCTCGTAGAGATGATGAAAAGATACTCTTGGCCTGGGCTAATGACCCTCTGGTTCGTAAAAATGCTTTTAATACGGAACAAATCAACGCTGAAACTCATCGGAAATGGTTTTATGATCGGTTGCGAGATTTAGACCATTGTCGCATATTTATTTTAGAAACAGGAAATGGATTGCCAGTTGGGCAGGTTCGTTTTGACCATAGTCCGTCTGGCTGGGTCGTTAGCTATTCTTTAGATCCGTGTGCACGTGGTCGTGGCCTGGGGAAGCAGTTGCTCCAGGTTGCGATGTTAGCTTTTCGCGAGTCTGTAAAACATGCCACCATTTTGGCCCGGGTTAAAGATTTTAACATTCGGTCACGTAAAGTCTTGAATCGGATTGGCTTCACACATGAGGATCAAGGGGAGGGCGAGCTTGTCTATCGCCGTTTACTCTGA
- the pseC gene encoding UDP-4-amino-4,6-dideoxy-N-acetyl-beta-L-altrosamine transaminase, with product MIPYGRQEIIQADIDAVVDVLRSDFLTQGPVVPRFEQAVSNHVGAEHAVAVNSATSALHIACLALNLGPGDWLWTTPITFVASANCGLYCGARVDFVDIDPRTYNLCPLALERKLEKAEREGCLPKIVVPVHLCGQSCDMAAIHALGGRYGFKIIEDASHAIGGKYRGEFIGNCRHSDITVFSFHPVKIITTAEGGMATTNDISLANRMSLLRSHGITRDPDLMTQSPDGPWYYQQIELGFNYRMTELQAALGASQIKRLDEFVSRRHALARRYDEMLAGVCVITPWQHPDSYSGLHLYVIRTNHGKTGGSRDQIFKSMRNQGIGVNVHYIPVHTQPYYRNFGFEPGDYPQSESYYAEAISLPMFHGMTEGQQVAVVEALCKAVEP from the coding sequence ATGATACCCTACGGCCGCCAAGAAATTATCCAAGCCGATATTGATGCGGTGGTTGATGTCCTGCGCTCAGACTTTCTTACGCAGGGTCCCGTGGTTCCGCGTTTCGAGCAGGCAGTCTCCAATCATGTGGGGGCAGAACATGCTGTAGCCGTGAATAGCGCTACTTCAGCTCTTCACATCGCATGCCTTGCTTTGAATCTTGGGCCTGGGGATTGGCTCTGGACGACTCCGATTACCTTCGTAGCTTCCGCGAATTGCGGGTTGTACTGCGGTGCTCGTGTCGACTTTGTTGATATTGATCCACGCACTTACAATCTTTGCCCTCTCGCACTGGAAAGGAAGCTTGAAAAAGCTGAACGTGAGGGATGTTTGCCTAAGATAGTTGTTCCCGTTCATCTCTGTGGCCAGTCTTGCGACATGGCGGCCATTCATGCATTAGGAGGGCGCTATGGATTCAAAATTATTGAGGATGCTTCCCACGCCATTGGCGGCAAATACCGAGGAGAATTCATAGGTAATTGCCGGCACAGCGACATAACCGTTTTCAGTTTTCATCCCGTCAAAATCATTACCACCGCTGAGGGGGGGATGGCGACGACAAACGACATTAGTCTGGCGAATCGGATGTCCCTTCTTCGAAGCCACGGAATTACTCGTGATCCGGACTTGATGACCCAGTCCCCTGACGGGCCGTGGTATTATCAACAGATCGAACTTGGGTTTAATTATCGAATGACTGAACTGCAGGCTGCACTCGGTGCTAGTCAGATAAAAAGGTTGGATGAATTTGTATCACGCCGCCATGCCTTGGCACGGCGCTACGATGAAATGTTGGCTGGAGTTTGCGTAATCACGCCTTGGCAGCATCCAGACTCGTACTCAGGTTTGCATTTATATGTTATCCGTACGAACCATGGAAAAACGGGCGGATCACGCGACCAGATTTTCAAAAGCATGCGCAATCAAGGCATCGGCGTAAATGTGCACTACATTCCGGTTCACACCCAACCCTACTACCGAAATTTTGGTTTTGAGCCAGGGGATTATCCTCAGTCTGAGAGCTATTATGCCGAAGCGATTAGCCTTCCCATGTTTCATGGCATGACCGAAGGTCAACAGGTCGCCGTCGTGGAGGCTCTTTGCAAGGCGGTGGAGCCATGA
- the pseB gene encoding UDP-N-acetylglucosamine 4,6-dehydratase (inverting), with the protein MFNNKTILVTGGTGSFGNAFVPMTLGKYDPAKVIIFSRDEMKQWEMAQKFQGDDRVRFFIGDVRDRERLYRALDGVDYVVHAAATKIVPTAEYNPFECVKTNINGAMNLIDACIDKKVQRVVALSTDKASSPVNLYGATKLASDKLFVAGNSYAGGKTTKFSVVRYGNVMGSRGSVIPFFMSIKDRGVLPITDERMTRFMITLEQGVELVWRAFEDMVGGEVYVKKIPSMKVTDLALAIAPDAKLEFVGIRPGEKLHEQMIGEDDSYYTYDYPEYYKILPAINNWSDCPRRIKDGKKVQEGFSYTSNGNTDWMSREELSSWILENYDKIGNI; encoded by the coding sequence ATGTTTAATAATAAGACAATTCTTGTTACCGGTGGAACGGGATCTTTTGGAAACGCCTTTGTGCCAATGACTCTTGGCAAATACGATCCAGCGAAAGTGATTATTTTTTCCAGAGACGAAATGAAACAATGGGAGATGGCCCAAAAATTTCAAGGTGACGATCGAGTTCGTTTTTTTATTGGTGATGTGCGGGACAGAGAGCGTCTTTATCGTGCTCTTGACGGGGTTGATTACGTTGTCCACGCTGCTGCGACAAAGATTGTTCCTACAGCGGAATATAATCCTTTTGAGTGTGTTAAAACAAATATAAACGGCGCTATGAATCTTATAGATGCTTGCATCGACAAGAAAGTGCAGCGTGTTGTCGCTCTTTCAACGGACAAGGCTAGCAGTCCAGTCAATCTTTACGGCGCAACAAAGCTCGCTTCTGATAAGCTGTTTGTAGCAGGTAATTCTTATGCTGGCGGAAAGACAACAAAATTTTCAGTGGTACGTTATGGGAACGTAATGGGCTCTCGCGGTTCTGTGATTCCATTTTTTATGTCAATCAAGGATAGGGGCGTTTTGCCAATAACCGATGAACGCATGACGCGTTTTATGATTACGTTAGAGCAAGGTGTAGAATTGGTATGGCGGGCTTTTGAGGATATGGTTGGTGGAGAAGTCTATGTTAAAAAAATTCCATCAATGAAGGTTACTGATTTAGCGCTTGCGATAGCTCCAGATGCTAAACTAGAATTTGTAGGTATTCGGCCCGGGGAGAAACTGCATGAGCAAATGATTGGCGAGGATGATTCATATTATACTTACGATTATCCTGAATATTACAAGATATTGCCGGCAATTAATAATTGGTCGGATTGTCCAAGGCGAATTAAAGATGGTAAGAAAGTGCAAGAAGGTTTTAGTTATACGAGTAATGGGAATACTGATTGGATGTCACGCGAGGAATTATCTTCCTGGATTCTGGAAAATTACGATAAAATAGGCAATATCTAA
- a CDS encoding ABC transporter ATP-binding protein has protein sequence MILVMAVLDTIGVASIMPFMAVLANPEVVETNKWLALVYGELGYGDPKEFLFFLGVAVFVLLLSSICFKALTQWALLRFTNMRNYSLSCRLFKGYLERPYEWFLNRHSADLGKSVLSEVGEVVNGVVIPVMQMLAHGAVVLFMIGLLVIVDPTLALFVSLVLGGAYLLIYFVIRRYLSRIGKDRVLANKQRFQVAQEALGGIKEVKIFGREQAFYRKFTAPALRFAQHQANSQVMSQLPRYALEVVAFGGVLTLALVLFRTHDNFSHVLSILAVYAFAGYRLLPALQQVYAHVSKLRFGLAALDSLYNDMKLFCKKEGGEINSSIRALSPSKRIHLKDVVYSYPDAKTSALRGMDMEITVNTTVGLVGSTGAGKTTTVDILLGLLWPEGGGLFVDDAPIAQNNVREWQNVLGYVPQQIYLVDDSVAANIAFGVPENEINMESVERSARVAELHDFVSSDLPHGYSTLVGERGVRLSGGQRQRIGIARALYHDPEVLVFDEATSALDNLTEQAVMSAVHNIGKSKTVILIAHRLTTVKDCDRIFFLEKGRVVKSGNFEELEKSCESFRMMAGNILREDAS, from the coding sequence ATGATCCTTGTGATGGCCGTTCTGGATACGATTGGGGTAGCATCGATTATGCCTTTTATGGCGGTTCTTGCTAACCCAGAGGTTGTAGAGACCAACAAGTGGCTTGCATTAGTTTACGGAGAGCTGGGTTATGGCGATCCCAAAGAATTTTTGTTTTTTTTGGGTGTTGCGGTTTTTGTGCTGCTGTTGTCTTCGATTTGCTTCAAAGCGTTGACTCAATGGGCACTGTTGCGGTTTACCAACATGCGCAACTATTCGTTGTCATGTCGTTTGTTCAAAGGATATCTTGAGCGCCCTTACGAATGGTTCTTGAACAGGCATAGCGCGGATTTGGGAAAAAGCGTCTTGTCAGAGGTTGGGGAAGTGGTCAACGGAGTTGTTATTCCTGTCATGCAAATGCTGGCTCATGGGGCCGTGGTTTTGTTCATGATTGGATTGTTGGTGATCGTTGATCCAACGTTAGCTTTGTTTGTGTCACTGGTTCTCGGTGGTGCCTACCTGCTGATATATTTTGTTATTCGTCGATATTTATCAAGAATTGGCAAAGACAGAGTGCTTGCTAACAAGCAAAGATTCCAAGTCGCGCAAGAAGCCTTGGGTGGCATCAAAGAGGTTAAAATTTTTGGCAGAGAGCAGGCGTTTTATAGAAAATTTACTGCTCCTGCGCTCCGGTTTGCTCAGCACCAGGCTAATAGTCAGGTCATGAGCCAACTTCCACGATATGCGCTGGAGGTTGTTGCTTTTGGCGGAGTGTTAACACTCGCGCTGGTATTGTTTCGTACGCACGATAATTTTTCTCATGTATTGTCGATTTTGGCTGTATATGCTTTCGCTGGATATCGTCTCCTTCCAGCTCTGCAGCAAGTTTATGCGCATGTGAGCAAGTTGCGGTTTGGATTGGCAGCGTTAGATTCTTTGTATAATGATATGAAGCTTTTTTGTAAAAAGGAAGGCGGGGAAATCAATAGTTCAATCCGTGCGCTTTCCCCGAGCAAGCGTATACATTTAAAAGATGTTGTCTATTCGTATCCAGATGCAAAGACTTCGGCATTACGCGGAATGGATATGGAAATTACGGTTAATACCACGGTGGGTTTGGTGGGGTCAACTGGGGCCGGAAAAACAACAACCGTGGATATTTTGCTCGGACTCCTGTGGCCGGAGGGAGGAGGGTTGTTTGTCGATGATGCCCCTATTGCCCAAAATAATGTCCGAGAGTGGCAAAATGTGTTGGGGTACGTCCCACAGCAAATCTATCTTGTTGATGACAGCGTAGCTGCGAACATAGCTTTTGGCGTCCCTGAAAATGAAATAAATATGGAGTCAGTTGAACGATCTGCTCGCGTCGCGGAGCTGCATGATTTTGTAAGCTCAGATCTTCCCCATGGGTACTCAACACTCGTTGGAGAGCGAGGAGTACGGTTGTCGGGGGGGCAGCGTCAGAGGATTGGAATTGCCAGAGCTCTTTATCATGATCCAGAAGTGCTTGTTTTTGATGAAGCTACAAGCGCTCTTGATAATCTTACTGAGCAGGCAGTGATGAGTGCTGTTCACAATATCGGCAAGAGCAAGACAGTTATTTTAATTGCGCACCGGTTGACAACTGTAAAAGACTGCGATCGGATATTTTTTCTAGAGAAGGGAAGGGTCGTTAAAAGTGGAAATTTTGAAGAGTTGGAAAAGTCATGCGAATCTTTTAGAATGATGGCCGGAAATATATTGAGAGAAGACGCTTCATAG